One genomic segment of Canis lupus familiaris isolate Mischka breed German Shepherd chromosome 22, alternate assembly UU_Cfam_GSD_1.0, whole genome shotgun sequence includes these proteins:
- the LOC102155295 gene encoding tigger transposable element-derived protein 1-like produces the protein MEKMEKQLNLWIQEMSTNKKSIVDSVVVRLKAKEIYRHVTQSQEKVKPFSASAGWLAHFKRPYHMKNVHTDEKFAGKAGPADQEAAEEFKKYLLSIVHEKGYMEEQVFNADETGLFYKNVGRQTYIMQMASKAPGYESFKDRAALLLCVNAKGDFKCKPLMVHRAQNPRALRGKNLNCMPVHRRWNKKARMASEIFWDWFHNCSIPEAERYLHSKNLAFRILLILDNAPVHCHEELENAHPDTEVLFMPPNTASLIQPLSQGIIKAFNAYYTRELYSKAFEALDTNEETTMMGYWKSISICNVIDYINTAWDSIKQTTINNCWKCLAKLRENFLRCYRKY, from the coding sequence AtggaaaagatggaaaagcaGCTAAACTTATGGATTCAAGAGATGTCAACCAATAAAAAGAGCATAGTAGACAGTGTTGTTGTGAGGCTGAAAGCCAAGGAAATTTACAGACATGTTACCCAGAGTCAGGAAAAGGTTAAACCCTTCTCTGCTAGTGCAGGCTGGCTTGCACATTTCAAAAGGCCATACcacatgaaaaatgttcataCCGATGAAAAATTTGCAGGCAAGGCAGGTCCTGCAGAtcaggaagctgcagaagaatttaaaaagtatctgCTAAGCATTGTACATGAAAAGGGTTATATGGAAGAGCAAGTTTTCAATGCTGATGAGACAGGTTTGTTTTATAAGAATGTTGGCAGACAAACCTATATAATGCAAATGGCCTCCAAGGCTCCTGGCTATGAATCATTCAAAGACCGTGCAGCCTTGCTACTGTGTGTCAATGCCAAGGGTGATTTTAAGTGTAAACCCCTAATGGTACACAGAGCACAAAACCCACGAGCACTTAGAGGCAAAAATCTGAACTGCATGCCAGTCCACAGGAGATGGAACAAAAAAGCACGGATGGCCTCCGAAATATTCTGGGATTGGTTCCACAACTGCTCTATCCCAGAAGCTGAACGCTATCTCCATAGCAAAAACCTTGCCttcaggattttattaattttggataATGCCCCAGTTCATTGCCATGAAGAACTTGAAAATGCCCACCCTGACACAGAAGTTCTCTTCATGCCCCCAAACACTGCCTCTCTCATCCAACCCCTCAGTCAGGGCATAATAAAAGCTTTCAATGCATATTATACCAGGGAGCTTTACAGCAAGGCTTTTGAGGCTCTTGACACCAATGAGGAAACTACCATGATGGGCTACTGGAAATCCATCAGTATATGCAATGTCATAGATTATATCAACACAGCCTGGGACAGCATCAAGCAGACCACCATTAATAACTGCTGGAAATGTTTGGCCAAACTGCGTGAAAATTTTTTAAGGTGttacagaaaatattaa